One Mangifera indica cultivar Alphonso chromosome 4, CATAS_Mindica_2.1, whole genome shotgun sequence genomic region harbors:
- the LOC123213018 gene encoding uncharacterized lipoprotein syc1174_c-like isoform X1 has product MALHLSRPLSALLNLNAVSAKSPPSTKFKISCFASHQSNKCKREYTSVMIVPTGVGAAIGGYAGDALPVARALSSVVDCLITHPNQTYEHAVYISLCRMAQVLNAAMLYWPMPNVLYVEGYALDRFAEGLWALMPIHQNKVGLVLDAGIEPDLRLRHLQVADAARASLGLPIVEYIITDTPLKVEKWVDPKTGQSTGRIRNPNSLLQAVQTLVDRAQVNAIAVVGRFPEDDVDDVDDYRQGMGIDVLAGVEAVISHLVVKEFQIPCAHAPALSPLPLTQFLSPKSAAEEIGYTFLPCVLAGLSNAPQYLAKSFESSGSSCILASDVDSVVLPIDACGGDGALAFATSKRKKPLIIAVEENETVLNDTPDKFGIEVVKVSNYWEAIGVIAAHKAGLDPHSLRKDRISNISCTSGMLTNGTAVSRATPITR; this is encoded by the exons ATGGCGCTCCATCTCAGCCGTCCACTTTCAGCCCTTCTCAATTTGAATGCGGTCTCCGCTAAATCACCACCGTCgaccaaattcaaaatttcctgTTTCGCTTCTCACCAATCGAATAAG TGTAAGCGGGAGTACACGAGCGTGATGATAGTGCCGACAGGGGTAGGAGCCGCCATTGGTGGTTACGCCGGTGATGCTTTGCCTGTCGCTCGCGCTTTGTCCTCCGTCGTTGATTGCCTCATCACACATCCTAAT CAAACCTATGAGCATGCAGTATATATTTCACTCTGTAGAATGGCACAGGTGCTTAATGCTGCAATGCTCTACTGGCCCATGCCTAATGTGTTATATGTTGAAGGTTATGCTCTTGACCGGTTTGCTGAAGGATTATGGGCCCTAATGCCTATTCACCAAAACAAG GTGGGATTGGTTCTTGATGCTGGAATAGAGCCAGATCTCCGTTTGCGCCATTTACAAGTGGCTGATGCGGCTCGGGCTTCCCTTGGATTGCCCATTGTGGAATATATCATCACCGATACACCATTGAAG GTAGAAAAATGGGTTGATCCAAAAACTGGGCAGTCAACAGGAAGGATCAGAAACCCCAATTCATTACTGCAAGCTGTGCAGACTTTAGTTGACCGAGCACAAGTGAATGCCATTGCAGTTGTGGGACGCTTCCCAGAAGATGATGTTGACGATGTTGATGATTATCGGCAAGGAATG GGAATAGATGTATTGGCCGGAGTGGAGGCTGTTATAAGCCATCTAGTGGTGAAGGAATTCCAGATTCCTTGTGCACATGCTCCTGCTTTATCTCCTCTTCCATTGACTCAATTCCTTAGCCCTAAATCAGCTGCTGAGGAG ATAGGGTATACATTTTTGCCATGTGTACTAGCTGGGCTGAGTAACGCACCACAGTACTTGGCCAAGAGCTTTGAATCTTCGGGGAGTAGTTGCATATTGGCAAGTGATGTTGATAGTGTTGTTCTTCCCATTGATGCTTGTGGAGGAGATGGTGCTCTTGCTTTTGCAAccagcaaaagaaaaaag CCTCTTATAATTGCTGTAGAGGAAAATGAAACAGTTCTCAACGATACACCAGATAAATTTGGGATTGAAGTG GTCAAGGTTTCAAACTATTGGGAAGCTATAGGTGTTATTGCAGCACACAAAGCAGGATTAGATCCGCATTCTCTCCGAAAAGATAGAATCAGCAACATTAGCTGCACTTCTGGTATGCTGACAAATGGTACTGCAGTTTCTAGAGCCACGCCAATCACTCGATAG
- the LOC123213018 gene encoding uncharacterized lipoprotein syc1174_c-like isoform X4, with product MALHLSRPLSALLNLNAVSAKSPPSTKFKISCFASHQSNKCKREYTSVMIVPTGVGAAIGGYAGDALPVARALSSVVDCLITHPNVEKWVDPKTGQSTGRIRNPNSLLQAVQTLVDRAQVNAIAVVGRFPEDDVDDVDDYRQGMGIDVLAGVEAVISHLVVKEFQIPCAHAPALSPLPLTQFLSPKSAAEEIGYTFLPCVLAGLSNAPQYLAKSFESSGSSCILASDVDSVVLPIDACGGDGALAFATSKRKKPLIIAVEENETVLNDTPDKFGIEVVKVSNYWEAIGVIAAHKAGLDPHSLRKDRISNISCTSGMLTNGTAVSRATPITR from the exons ATGGCGCTCCATCTCAGCCGTCCACTTTCAGCCCTTCTCAATTTGAATGCGGTCTCCGCTAAATCACCACCGTCgaccaaattcaaaatttcctgTTTCGCTTCTCACCAATCGAATAAG TGTAAGCGGGAGTACACGAGCGTGATGATAGTGCCGACAGGGGTAGGAGCCGCCATTGGTGGTTACGCCGGTGATGCTTTGCCTGTCGCTCGCGCTTTGTCCTCCGTCGTTGATTGCCTCATCACACATCCTAAT GTAGAAAAATGGGTTGATCCAAAAACTGGGCAGTCAACAGGAAGGATCAGAAACCCCAATTCATTACTGCAAGCTGTGCAGACTTTAGTTGACCGAGCACAAGTGAATGCCATTGCAGTTGTGGGACGCTTCCCAGAAGATGATGTTGACGATGTTGATGATTATCGGCAAGGAATG GGAATAGATGTATTGGCCGGAGTGGAGGCTGTTATAAGCCATCTAGTGGTGAAGGAATTCCAGATTCCTTGTGCACATGCTCCTGCTTTATCTCCTCTTCCATTGACTCAATTCCTTAGCCCTAAATCAGCTGCTGAGGAG ATAGGGTATACATTTTTGCCATGTGTACTAGCTGGGCTGAGTAACGCACCACAGTACTTGGCCAAGAGCTTTGAATCTTCGGGGAGTAGTTGCATATTGGCAAGTGATGTTGATAGTGTTGTTCTTCCCATTGATGCTTGTGGAGGAGATGGTGCTCTTGCTTTTGCAAccagcaaaagaaaaaag CCTCTTATAATTGCTGTAGAGGAAAATGAAACAGTTCTCAACGATACACCAGATAAATTTGGGATTGAAGTG GTCAAGGTTTCAAACTATTGGGAAGCTATAGGTGTTATTGCAGCACACAAAGCAGGATTAGATCCGCATTCTCTCCGAAAAGATAGAATCAGCAACATTAGCTGCACTTCTGGTATGCTGACAAATGGTACTGCAGTTTCTAGAGCCACGCCAATCACTCGATAG
- the LOC123213018 gene encoding uncharacterized lipoprotein syc1174_c-like isoform X2 translates to MALHLSRPLSALLNLNAVSAKSPPSTKFKISCFASHQSNKCKREYTSVMIVPTGVGAAIGGYAGDALPVARALSSVVDCLITHPNVLNAAMLYWPMPNVLYVEGYALDRFAEGLWALMPIHQNKVGLVLDAGIEPDLRLRHLQVADAARASLGLPIVEYIITDTPLKVEKWVDPKTGQSTGRIRNPNSLLQAVQTLVDRAQVNAIAVVGRFPEDDVDDVDDYRQGMGIDVLAGVEAVISHLVVKEFQIPCAHAPALSPLPLTQFLSPKSAAEEIGYTFLPCVLAGLSNAPQYLAKSFESSGSSCILASDVDSVVLPIDACGGDGALAFATSKRKKPLIIAVEENETVLNDTPDKFGIEVVKVSNYWEAIGVIAAHKAGLDPHSLRKDRISNISCTSGMLTNGTAVSRATPITR, encoded by the exons ATGGCGCTCCATCTCAGCCGTCCACTTTCAGCCCTTCTCAATTTGAATGCGGTCTCCGCTAAATCACCACCGTCgaccaaattcaaaatttcctgTTTCGCTTCTCACCAATCGAATAAG TGTAAGCGGGAGTACACGAGCGTGATGATAGTGCCGACAGGGGTAGGAGCCGCCATTGGTGGTTACGCCGGTGATGCTTTGCCTGTCGCTCGCGCTTTGTCCTCCGTCGTTGATTGCCTCATCACACATCCTAAT GTGCTTAATGCTGCAATGCTCTACTGGCCCATGCCTAATGTGTTATATGTTGAAGGTTATGCTCTTGACCGGTTTGCTGAAGGATTATGGGCCCTAATGCCTATTCACCAAAACAAG GTGGGATTGGTTCTTGATGCTGGAATAGAGCCAGATCTCCGTTTGCGCCATTTACAAGTGGCTGATGCGGCTCGGGCTTCCCTTGGATTGCCCATTGTGGAATATATCATCACCGATACACCATTGAAG GTAGAAAAATGGGTTGATCCAAAAACTGGGCAGTCAACAGGAAGGATCAGAAACCCCAATTCATTACTGCAAGCTGTGCAGACTTTAGTTGACCGAGCACAAGTGAATGCCATTGCAGTTGTGGGACGCTTCCCAGAAGATGATGTTGACGATGTTGATGATTATCGGCAAGGAATG GGAATAGATGTATTGGCCGGAGTGGAGGCTGTTATAAGCCATCTAGTGGTGAAGGAATTCCAGATTCCTTGTGCACATGCTCCTGCTTTATCTCCTCTTCCATTGACTCAATTCCTTAGCCCTAAATCAGCTGCTGAGGAG ATAGGGTATACATTTTTGCCATGTGTACTAGCTGGGCTGAGTAACGCACCACAGTACTTGGCCAAGAGCTTTGAATCTTCGGGGAGTAGTTGCATATTGGCAAGTGATGTTGATAGTGTTGTTCTTCCCATTGATGCTTGTGGAGGAGATGGTGCTCTTGCTTTTGCAAccagcaaaagaaaaaag CCTCTTATAATTGCTGTAGAGGAAAATGAAACAGTTCTCAACGATACACCAGATAAATTTGGGATTGAAGTG GTCAAGGTTTCAAACTATTGGGAAGCTATAGGTGTTATTGCAGCACACAAAGCAGGATTAGATCCGCATTCTCTCCGAAAAGATAGAATCAGCAACATTAGCTGCACTTCTGGTATGCTGACAAATGGTACTGCAGTTTCTAGAGCCACGCCAATCACTCGATAG
- the LOC123213018 gene encoding uncharacterized lipoprotein syc1174_c-like isoform X3 — MALHLSRPLSALLNLNAVSAKSPPSTKFKISCFASHQSNKCKREYTSVMIVPTGVGAAIGGYAGDALPVARALSSVVDCLITHPNQTYEHAVYISLCRMAQVLNAAMLYWPMPNVLYVEGYALDRFAEGLWALMPIHQNKVGLVLDAGIEPDLRLRHLQVADAARASLGLPIVEYIITDTPLKVEKWVDPKTGQSTGRIRNPNSLLQAVQTLVDRAQVNAIAVVGRFPEDDVDDVDDYRQGMGIDVLAGVEAVISHLVVKEFQIPCAHAPALSPLPLTQFLSPKSAAEEIGYTFLPCVLAGLSNAPQYLAKSFESSGSSCILASDVDSVVLPIDACGGDGALAFATSKRKKVKVSNYWEAIGVIAAHKAGLDPHSLRKDRISNISCTSGMLTNGTAVSRATPITR, encoded by the exons ATGGCGCTCCATCTCAGCCGTCCACTTTCAGCCCTTCTCAATTTGAATGCGGTCTCCGCTAAATCACCACCGTCgaccaaattcaaaatttcctgTTTCGCTTCTCACCAATCGAATAAG TGTAAGCGGGAGTACACGAGCGTGATGATAGTGCCGACAGGGGTAGGAGCCGCCATTGGTGGTTACGCCGGTGATGCTTTGCCTGTCGCTCGCGCTTTGTCCTCCGTCGTTGATTGCCTCATCACACATCCTAAT CAAACCTATGAGCATGCAGTATATATTTCACTCTGTAGAATGGCACAGGTGCTTAATGCTGCAATGCTCTACTGGCCCATGCCTAATGTGTTATATGTTGAAGGTTATGCTCTTGACCGGTTTGCTGAAGGATTATGGGCCCTAATGCCTATTCACCAAAACAAG GTGGGATTGGTTCTTGATGCTGGAATAGAGCCAGATCTCCGTTTGCGCCATTTACAAGTGGCTGATGCGGCTCGGGCTTCCCTTGGATTGCCCATTGTGGAATATATCATCACCGATACACCATTGAAG GTAGAAAAATGGGTTGATCCAAAAACTGGGCAGTCAACAGGAAGGATCAGAAACCCCAATTCATTACTGCAAGCTGTGCAGACTTTAGTTGACCGAGCACAAGTGAATGCCATTGCAGTTGTGGGACGCTTCCCAGAAGATGATGTTGACGATGTTGATGATTATCGGCAAGGAATG GGAATAGATGTATTGGCCGGAGTGGAGGCTGTTATAAGCCATCTAGTGGTGAAGGAATTCCAGATTCCTTGTGCACATGCTCCTGCTTTATCTCCTCTTCCATTGACTCAATTCCTTAGCCCTAAATCAGCTGCTGAGGAG ATAGGGTATACATTTTTGCCATGTGTACTAGCTGGGCTGAGTAACGCACCACAGTACTTGGCCAAGAGCTTTGAATCTTCGGGGAGTAGTTGCATATTGGCAAGTGATGTTGATAGTGTTGTTCTTCCCATTGATGCTTGTGGAGGAGATGGTGCTCTTGCTTTTGCAAccagcaaaagaaaaaag GTCAAGGTTTCAAACTATTGGGAAGCTATAGGTGTTATTGCAGCACACAAAGCAGGATTAGATCCGCATTCTCTCCGAAAAGATAGAATCAGCAACATTAGCTGCACTTCTGGTATGCTGACAAATGGTACTGCAGTTTCTAGAGCCACGCCAATCACTCGATAG